TTCATACCAGTAGGTCTTGGCCGGATCGATGGCGTAGCAGGCGGCGACCGTGTAGCTGGTGCAGTTCGCGAGCGGGATCAGGGGGTTGGTGGTAGGCGAAGGCCGCTGGCTGTTCGCGATGTTGGTGACGCCCCAACGCGGACGGCCGACGTAACGCACGTCATAGAACAAGGCGTTGTCATAGATGCCGTCAGTGGCCGGGCCGATCAGCGCATTCGTCGGATCGGCGTCCACAGCCACGACAGTGCGGCCATCACGCAGCCAAGCGATGTCTTCACCCTGGACCTCGTCGACCTTCTCGTACTCGGCGAAGGCGTAGAGATTCAGACGATCATCGAAGAAGTTCTTACCGATCAACCCCGAGATACGGCGCGTCATCGGAGCGTCGGTGTCGTCGCCCGCGATCTGACCAGCGTTGGCGTCGATTTCTAGGCCGTCGAAGTCCTTGCGCAGGTTGTAGTTCAGAACGCCCGAAACGGCGTCAGCGCCGTAAACCGACGAGGCGCCCCCGGTGATGATTTCGATGTTCTGGATCAGCAGGCGCGGGATGGTGTCGACGTCGACCAGCAGACGGCCGACCTGGGCGCCGACCTGACGGCGACCATCGATCAACGTCAGAACGCGGTCGGTGCCGAGGCTGCGCAGGTTGGCAGCCGAAACGCCGGCGATGTTTAGCGAACCCGTGGTGTCCGAAGGAACCAGCGAGTTCGACAGGGCAGGAATGGTCGCCAGGTAGTCGATGACGCTGGTCAGACCAGTTTCCATCAGCTGTTCCTGACTCACTTGGATCAGCGGCGTCGGGGCGTTCACCGGGTCGCGGCGAATACGCGAACCCGTGACGACGATCTCGCCCACTTCAGTGGTTTGACCATCGACAGGAACCGGCGCGACCGGGGTGGCGCGTTCTTGAGCGAAGGCCGGAGCCGAAACGGCGATAACGCCGGCCAGGACGGTCGTCCCAAAGAGATATTTGCGCTTCAGATGCATTTGGTTTGCCCCAACCTTCGTTGAACTCGAAGAGCGCCCCCGTTGAATCAAGAGAGCCCCGTCAGGGTCCGTCTAACCAATAACCGCGCGCAAGCAAGCATTGTGTCGTGATTTTGGCCACGAAACGTCAGTCGTGTAACAATCAGGCCACAACCCCACCAAACTTGAGGTCACAAGAAGGCAGAAGGAGTTTGCGGTTGAAATTCTCACCGCCAGACCCGCCCTGCGCGCATGAAGTCACCATTTTCAATGGCAAGACGCCATACCCGCGGCGCCTCAATCAAGGCGACATTGCGCTGCAATCCGCCCAAGTCACGGGAAGGTCGGCTGCAGGGCGCGCGCCTGCGCATCCGCCATCTGAATCGGCCCAGATGGGCAAGGATTTTTAGAATTGGGTCCGGGCGCGCCTGGAGCGCCTACAGATTATCCCGCAGCCAGCCCGCCGCGCGGGCCACCATGCCGCCGCGGTGCACCTTGGGCGCGTCGGCGGCGGTGATCTGGCGTGACATCAGCTTGCGGGCGGAGACCGCCTCGCGCGGGCCGTAGGCGGCGCGCAGCAGGACGCCGGCGGCCGAGCAGAAGGCCGGGCCGGCGGCGGCGTCGGCCAGGTGGGGCGCGCGTTGCGGGCGGCCCAGGCGCACCGGGCGGTCAAAGACGCGCACGGCCAGTTCCCGGACGCCGTTCAGTTGGCTGGCGCCGCCGGTCAGGACGAGGCCAGCGCCGGGCTCCAGGCCCATGCCGGCGTGCTTCAGGCGGTCGCGCAGCAGTTCGAGCGTCTCTTCCACGCGCGGGGCGATGACGGTCTTCAGCATGGCGCGCGGGACGACGACAGGGCCGGCCGAGGCGTCCTCGCCGCGCGGCGGGGCCTCCAGCATTTCGCGGTCTTCGTTGGCGCTGGCCATGGCCGAGCCGTGCAGGGTCTTCAGACGCTCGGCGCCGACGCGCGAGGTCGACAGGCCGCGCGCGATGTCGGCGGTCACATGGTCGCCGCCGACGTTCAGGCTTTCGATGTGCAGCAGGGAGCGTCCGCCCCAGACGGCCGCCGAGGTCGAGCCGCCGCCCATGTCGATGCACAGGGCGCCCAGTTCCATCTCATCCTCCTCCAGCGCGGCGAGGGAGGAGACGACCGGCGCGGCGGCCACGCCCTGAAGATCCAGGTGGGCCAGTTCGAGGCAGTGGCTGAGGGCGTTGAACGATCCCTCCGACATGGAGACGACCAGCAGGTCCAGCCCCAGCGAGCCGCCGCGCATCGCACGCGGATCGTGCACGCCGCGCGCCCCATCCACCGACCAGGCGATGGGCAGGACGTGGATCGGACGCCGGTTCGGCAGGCGGATCTGGGCCAGGGCCATGCCGATGGCGCGCGCCAGATCGGCGTCGCTGATCGGGTGCGAGCCCAGCGAAACGCGCGCCTGCACCCGGTGGCTGGCCATCTGGCCGATGGCCGTGGTGACGACGACGCCGGAGACGGGCGCGCCCGCCGCGCGCTCGGCGCGTTCGACGGCGTGGCCGATGGCCTGGGCCGTCTCGTCCATGTTGACGATGGCCCCGCCCTTGACGCCGCGCGACTGGACATGGCCGGCGCCGGCGACGCGAATGGTGCGGTCGGCGTGGCGCACGCCGTCCGGCTTCATGATGAAGCAGGCGACCTTGGACTGGCCGAGATCGAGCGCGGCCACGACCGGCGCGCGCGGCGCGCCCCTGCCCTGTTCCGGCTTCATGTCTCGGCTGCGTCCAACCATGGGGTCGTGTCCTTGGAGGTCAGAGGGTGTCAGGCAGCGCCTTCGGAAGGGCGGACGGCCACTTCTTCCGGCGTGCGAAGGTCGATGCGGGCGAAGCCCAGGTCCAGCAGGCGTTCGCGCTGGTCCAGGGCGTCGAGGCGGATGAGGGCGGATTCCTGATCCACGGCGGGCAGCTGGATCAGGGCGCCGTCCTTGAGGCGCAGATCCCAGCGGCGCTCGTCCACGCGGACCAGGGCGTCGACCTTGGCCATCAGGCGCGGGCGCTGGGCCAGCAGGGGCAGGACGTCAGACGCGGCCTGATCGGCGCCCTTGCCCACCACCAGCGGCAGGCGCGGATAGCGGCCCGCGTCGGCGCCCGGAATGACGATGCCTTGCGCGTCGATGACATGGGCCTTGCCGCCGACCTGCCAGACGGCGAGGCGGTCGTGTTCCTTGACGTCCAC
The nucleotide sequence above comes from Brevundimonas naejangsanensis. Encoded proteins:
- the ftsA gene encoding cell division protein FtsA, with protein sequence MVGRSRDMKPEQGRGAPRAPVVAALDLGQSKVACFIMKPDGVRHADRTIRVAGAGHVQSRGVKGGAIVNMDETAQAIGHAVERAERAAGAPVSGVVVTTAIGQMASHRVQARVSLGSHPISDADLARAIGMALAQIRLPNRRPIHVLPIAWSVDGARGVHDPRAMRGGSLGLDLLVVSMSEGSFNALSHCLELAHLDLQGVAAAPVVSSLAALEEDEMELGALCIDMGGGSTSAAVWGGRSLLHIESLNVGGDHVTADIARGLSTSRVGAERLKTLHGSAMASANEDREMLEAPPRGEDASAGPVVVPRAMLKTVIAPRVEETLELLRDRLKHAGMGLEPGAGLVLTGGASQLNGVRELAVRVFDRPVRLGRPQRAPHLADAAAGPAFCSAAGVLLRAAYGPREAVSARKLMSRQITAADAPKVHRGGMVARAAGWLRDNL